In Synechococcus sp. PCC 7502, the genomic stretch CAAATGGCGGCGTTAAAAACTGATGATAAAAACTATAAACGCAGTCTTACGGCTTGGACTAAGGACAAGTCTGTGTTAGAGGCGAGGTTGTTGCGGGTTGACGATTTGTTAGAGAAAATCGGCGGTCAGTTGACGACGGAGGAGGCGAAGGTTTTGATTTTGCAGAAACTCTATGATTGGGTGCGGGAGCAGTTAACTCGCTATTTGAATGGGGCTAAGCGATCGCTGATTGCGGTAGTGGAAAATCTTTGGGATAAGTATGCGGTTTCGAGTCAGGAGTTAGAGGCAGAGCGTGAGAAGACTTTGGCGGAGTTAAATGAGTTTTTAGTTAAGCTAGGGTATCTAAATTAATTTTAGGAGGATTAAAACTATGCTGTCGATTAAAAAACAAATTGTGACAGATGAGGCATCTAAGCCCGTGGCGGTGGTGATTAATTACCATGATTGGCAAAGGATTGAGGCATTGTTGGCTGAACGCGAACAAAATTTATTATCTAAGTTGGCGACAACTAGTGCGGTGGTGTGGTCGCCACAAGTCGATCAGCAAGCAATTTCTTCATTCACGAAATCGCTTATAGATCAGAATTTGGATTCATTCCCAATTATGCAATTAGCGGAAACGGGTTTTGCTGAATGGAATGATCCAGAGGAAGATATTTATAACGATGTTGCCTAAAACTAATGAAATTTGGCTAGTTAGATTCTAAATAAATGAGAAAACAACGAATTATTTATACTTCACCTTTGGATGCGCTGGTTGCTGTGGCTAAGCGTTTGAGTTTATATGAGACTCAGCAAAACATGAGTTCTGAGGACTTTTTTGATCGCTATAGTAAGGGGCAACTTTCTGATGAGGCGATTTTTATTGAATGGGCAAATGATTATCGTCACTATTTTGGGCTGCGTCAGGAATTAGAAAAACGGTTACAGAATGTTGCATAAAGTATTATCTGGGCAGACTTTGGCGGAATTAAATGAGTTTTTGAGTAAGTTGGGGTATTTGGTGTGATGGCTTTATCTAGTCAGGAAAAGGTCAAGTTAGGTCAGTTTGTTGATTTAATTAATGGATTTGCGTTTGCGTCTGACAAGTTTACAGATGGTGAAGGAATTCCACTTATTAGAATCAGAGA encodes the following:
- the tumA gene encoding antitoxin TumA, whose product is MRKQRIIYTSPLDALVAVAKRLSLYETQQNMSSEDFFDRYSKGQLSDEAIFIEWANDYRHYFGLRQELEKRLQNVA